acctgatcttaagaatccttcttttgaggaagtccagcctatgaaagcattttatttagacccttttatagagcctgaacctgagccacaactagagatagttgtcttaaacaaaaagttaaataagtgtatgttcggtatcttcttggtctgttgcagtttcctcttcttgtggttagcactttttgatccatatgactcacaattattccggctacttctatatgattctatgaggtgactaattccttccgatgtctggctaaagactttaaacttagcacttcttgggaggtaacccaatatcatgcaacacggtaatatctttccttaacccttttgcttcaaatggtaacagtttctccttgttcatatgctttcaattttatctttaaaacattgaggacaatgttagatttaagtttgggggtatgagagaaactttttagttgcatttttgaaacttctagcgtcacatggtatccggttagctaagtttacatactgtttctcaccgaaaagatagaaattggaatgctagggataacaacttattgagacattagagaaaaagacattgagatctttgaaattcaggagagaacttgttctttttagagggtaaccgtgatggacctaaccatccatgatggaaaggcaagtaggtcaggaaatgccagaaagacaaagcaacctcacaatgtagtcgtagttactggattacgactgtctctcagtagaaacttatcatcatcaacaagcggagtgacatcaaaatctatgaagaaagttgaagacgtttaaggtttagaagcaacaatagaaaagaataattcaaaattaaaaattgaatactcagaagttataagagcaaatgatataagttgtttgaattcatgataccaagacatcacaagttgcgaagatccaagttttaaagtccttctctcatggccatgtaaatttttgtcttgtaatttttttgtcaaaaaaaaaaagaaaagaaaaaaaatgaaaaatgaaacgtcattacgttctttttgttcaataaagccatagggaagaagaaatttataactcaagcaagaaatcgaagagaagagttaattgtcaaggttctatgaggttcgagagtttatcatcaacatttgaagaccgaagaagacgttatttctactgagcactgtgagagagtcgaaaaaagatgcattttggttgctttgttagtctgctttcaatctggcacaagatctttctagcaccggtttaactcatcacacgtaattagtccagctgtgtagcagatgtccctctcatttttatctctctcctaatcttatccagctgtaaagcagcggacgcatcttacaatgtttatctagctgtgtagtggatatctctttatctagcagtggtgcggatgtgtctccccttttcttcagtcagctttagagctgacaccttaaatttctctggcattctagttacttggagataggttgagaatatgtatgtcctcatagctctttagatacttgtgaccaattagaagtcatggtttttgtgggtacacctctgataaacccacccgagactaactcggttttattcttttaatttgctcgagactagcaagtaataagtttgggggtatttgatagacgcatttatgtgtctattttgttctcaatattctgtattgttagtgctcgatattgtattAATTATGGTGCTTTTGTGTTTGGATAGGTGTTTCtggagaaatacatttgtgtggaaaaagtgctcgaaaagtgctatttggaccccctgaGAAAGTTactaaaggaaccccagaaaagtgttaaaaggcaccctcactttggattaGGGCACCCCCAGGcgccccagctgttaaaggcgcccatattTTGGATAGGGGAcacttcttcttcacggtttaaaaatgaaattttggcggAAAGAAATATACAGCAGCAACGATATTTCTGGGGAAGATTTTAACGAGTTCTGTTGGAGATTCTCAAAGGATTTGGACTTGATGTATCCTGTTTCggtaaaacaggattggtatatgGTTTTGAAGAGTAAAACAAGGAaaaatttctttccttttatagaaCAGAGGAGGTGGAAATACTATCGAAAtattgtggagatttttgtcgGAGATTTTCAACAGTATTGATTGGGAATGATTTGACAAACCGAAGTAGGATTGCTGACTGGTTTTTGATCGACAAAATATAAGATTTTCGTGTATATTTGAGTCAACAGGGAAAGAATAATATCTCGAAGATTTGTTGTTATATGCAAGTTAATGCAGTATATGGGAATATAAAATCCTCTGGGATTCGTATCTATCAGTTTagggagagttaggggaagaaacggagcgtataatagaaaggtgcagagagtttttctgttttataatattttcacctcttgtaagcaattttgagaaatgaaaaattattctgagtgtgttttcaccatgtggagctaaaccccatcactgggacgacggaggaagcaacttttcatgattgtggtaaatgaattaattcttttattgactatttgcattgatttaattgctttatgatttctattaattatttgttatttttttggatgccgcatgcttagttctaaatgctttagatgcgtcatgcttttaacttacaaataatattttaagaaatctatttttggcaaagaactagagtcacaacttcttttgtttgagctatattgtctagagttaatgactgaaccataacaatatgaaaagtagtggaatcccgcgtctcagcgtctcttcatcttgtgacaaattgtgtgtatatatttttccttattttctttattaagtcttaaaacaaattctcaacaaatctgagtgaacggatcatcttactacaacatcatttaaaaaccACACcaacgactgcataacatgttatgttgatattattgtaggtgcatgacaagttatgaagccttatttttgttggtttcaatactaagaaaaaagtagctgcataacgtgttatgcaaccgttttctggactgcataacaagttatgcaaaaaaaaaacaacaactgcagaacgtgttatgcaaccaatttcgagaatgcataacaagttatgcaagaaattttgtagatgcataacctgttatgcatcactattcacatcTCCATTTTCGCAACCAACACCAGTTGCACACTGCATCACCCTTGCACTGAGAAAATGTCAGCATGCTAAAACAAGATTATATTTCTCAATTCACGGTCCAAATCATTTGAGCATCATGGCGATATGTAAATACCAATATATTCATAATACAAACatatcaacaacaaaaaagaaaaatagctaTACAAGAGGTATATGGATCTTTAATGCTTGAAAAACCCAAGTATGCGTAAGGTCTCCACAGAATATCAGTACCAATACTCTTCTCATAATTATTTAATTGCTATCTACAATTCTATATCTTGCAAGACAGGTTTCCTCTACCAAAATCCAAATTGGTTTTAGAGGCTGTAAACTCCTTCTACAGAGAGTAATCAAACCCAGACTACTCTGAAACAGAAGATGAACATTAACTAAATCAAGCCGGACCAAGTGTACTTACAAAAATCCACTAGAAATAAACACGCCACAAGCTCTTCCCATATCTGAAAATGCTAATGTAGTGTTTATTGTCTAGTTGGTCataagacgaagaagaaaaataaattgtGCTCTCACTCATTAACCGTATGGATACATCTCCAAAACAAGACAAATGAGAGATTGGTGACTGCATTCATACAATTTAAATACAATACAAACCATAGACTGGTGACCTACACAATAAAGTTTGTACTCAAAACTTGTGTATCATCTTTCTAGCAGGTAATCACCAAATGCACTTTTCATAACAGTCAAAATGGTCCCAATGCAAATGCCTCTACACTCTACAGTGAAGTGGTAAAACCCGATTCCGTGTTCCAATATCAACcaaaaacaagaacaaaaatAACACAGAACAACAGCTTAGAAACGACTCATACATATATACACAACCAATACGATTATGCAGCTCAGGGGCTCTACAATTAGCCAAGTTAATATTGATAAAGCGGTGGTTGTAAACAGAATAACGACAATTCTAGTATTTCTGGCTATCTTTGGGAGGTCTTCAAGGATACATATCTGTAATGATTAAACCCATTTGCAACAGCTTCCTGTTTCTTCTCAGGTTCAGATATAAccacaaaaaattaatcaaatacaaACCCTTGAATCTACCGAGAACACCAGAGCCCATTAGAACTTATATCTGTTCCATCCCGTCATCACTGATTCGCATCCTCTGATTCATATTCTTGGAAGAAACATAcccaaaatcaaaaccaactgaTACCCAGTGTTTCATTACTCGTTTCTCGCAGAAGAAAGATCTGTAAAATCTCCACAAATTCAAAACCCAAAATCACCATGAGCTCAAACACCAATAGCTTCAAACAACCACCACAGCATCTATCACTTCTTTTTTTTAACATCAaacccttaaaaaaaaaaaaaaaaaaaaaaaaaaaaaaaaaaaaaaaatcgaggagaataagaagaagaagaagaacgggaAAATTTTCGTCCAAAAcgcaattttattaattatgggtttgtaAAGAATTTTCGTCCAAAATATGGGAGCGCGCGTGAACTTTTACGCCCATGGATTTCACGAtgggaaaatcataaaaaatgggtCTCATAATAGTTTTCACTAAATTATTTCCCCTAGACCCCCTAAACAAAACCGATTTTATTTTTACCTTATTTCTACTGTTTTCCCTTAACTTAACAAAACAAAACACCTTTCGGATTCCTTATTCGTATTGGTTTCCCAGTTTGTGTTATGGTTCTACCGTTTGTCCTCAACTTAACAAAACAAAACACTGTTCGGATTCCTTATACGTATTTGTTTCCCAGTTTGTGTTATGATACAATATTTATTATCCTCAGCGAACTATGAATTACCAAACTTAGACTAACGTCGATCCTTAACTATGTATCACGGATACTTCAAAATTGGTGACGTATCCGTATCGACGCCGTATAAGTATCGGATACCTGGGGATACGTATCCGGTACTTCATTTAAAGTGTCACCCTTTTTTAATTACAAAAAGGATAGAGGATACTCTGGGATATCTCTTAGATACTCTAAGAGGGGATACTtcttataatttataatttatttatatatataaaatctATATTTATAAATTCATacataaaatctaaaaatttatAGATATTTATACTCATCAACATATCGAATAATTATATCTAAATCTAATAACTTGTTGACTACAAAGAAAGAAGATTTGGTGGTTATTTTATTGTGCTTCATCTCCGGTGTTAGAAAatctagttttagggtttcttggGAAGCCATGTTCCTCATGATGTTCGGAGTACACAgaattttattcattcaattaaCAGAATTAAAAATGAACTCCAAAATGCTGAGAATTTAATGTTTGCTAAAAGGATCGGAGAAAGTAAAATGTGAGATATTAGTGGAGATGCATTTGATCCACTTAACAATGTTAAAGAGCTTGAAATTGAAAATGTTTCGCTTGACGATGTTTGATAAAAACAATATCGATGGATGATGGGTGAGCAAGATGTTAGAtagtttttatcaatatttttttAATACTCCAAATACTATTTAGCGAATTTGTTATCTTATGTTAGTAGAATTACCTATTattatatataatattttttattaaatacACGTATCTATACCGTATCCCGTATCTCCATTTTTTGAAAACTGACGAATCCCCTTATCAGTATCCCGTATCAGTGTCGGTGCATCATAGATCCTTAATCTAAAGGAGAGACCCGGAGACAAGTAAGGTAGAGAGTCTAGAGACGGAAACTGTACCAACACCAACAACATTATGGAGAAGCTTCCCACGGAGATGGAAGAGAACATACTTAGTCGATTAACAATGGAAGCAGCTTTACCTGCCAAACAGGTatgcaaaaaatggagaatttTCCTCGTAGTAAGACCGATAAGGTAGGTTTGCTTTTCACTTTCACATATGgggatcaaaacaaaaacaaacttagTTATTGTGATCAGTATGATCCTATTCTGGGGAAGATGAACTACAATTTCTCTTATGATAGTATTCAGAATATACACCTTCGCAAATTTGTTAAAGACGACAGTTACATAAATAACATTCTTGGATCATGCAATGGTTTGGTTTGCTTTGGACCTGGAAAGagtctcaaaaaaaaattctttatttgCAATCCCTTTACAGGAGAAGTTGTTTATGTTCCCGTATGGGAAAACTGGTCTTGTTTTATGTCTGGGTTAAGCGGGTTTGGTTACTGTCATTCAACGAATGAGTACAAGATTGTAAGTATGCATGAAATTAAGTACCAAGATCGAAGCAACTTCCAAGTCCTAATTTATACTATCGGTGGTGGCGGGTGGAGAAGCAAAGGATCCATCCATTTCCCCATCGGATTCAGCTGCAGCAGGTATCTACGCAAATGGGGCTCTTCACTGGCTGCGCGACAAGGATAAGATCGTAGCCTCCGATTTGGAAGATGAAAATTTCCAGGTTATCCCATTGCCACGTTTTGAATACATGAATGCCCTCAAGTTGTTGGGAGGGAATAATATGTATTTGATGTCTACATCTTCATCCCTAAGTGAACCTTATTGCATGGATATTTGGGCTTGCAAGAGAAAACATACTAACGCCACTAATGGTTGTACTGGTGTGAAAGAGAAGTACAACGACAAGAATTCATGGAACTGGATCAAGCAGTTCAGTATAAAGCTGGACAGGATAGATTGGTGGTACTTAAAGCCCTTAGCAATAACACGGAACGATAAATTTCTGTTGGGTTATACAAACGAGACTCTCCATTCTTATGACCTTAAAACTTCGACTAAGAACGAAATTTCATCAATGGACGTGCTACGGGCTGCAACAGGATAAACGTAATTCCTCATGCAAACAGCATTGTTTCGATTATGTCGAAATCTCCACTAGAGATTCAAGTTTGTCAGTAACGCTTCGAAGATTCTGGGGTGCATATGGACATTACAGCCAAAGCGCTGATCTTTTCTTCGGTTGTTTTTCTTTTCACTAGTATAAAattatagtgttttttttttttttcttttgttttcatttgGATTAAATCATCATTTTATAAAATTATAGTGTTTGGTGCGTCGGGGAGGATCCTAACAGTTTGGAATAATGCTGTGTTTAATTGTGTTGAAACTATTGCTCAAACTCATTGTTTTTCCATCAGAGGCCCTAGAATTTGTGATGGTTTTGATTGTGTTCTTATAAATGTGTATGGTCCAACGGGAGATGCGGACAGAATGTTGATTTGGTCGGAGCTTGATGAAGTGAGAGTGAAGTGGCCTGAATTACCTTGGTGTATAGGTGGTGATTTCAATGTTATTAGAATCCcgtcagaaaaaaaaatactccTAGTGATTCCGATGTGATTACGAGGCGCTTTGTTTTTTTCTTACGAAGACACGAGCTTTGTGATTTACCGCTGAATGGAGGGTTGTATACGTGGACAAATATGCAGTCTAATCCTATTTTGTGCATGCTGGATAGATTCGTGGTTAGTGGTGAATGGGAGGACAAATTCCCTTTGATGGCGCAATGTCTTCTCACAAGGACAGTTTTTGATCACTCTCCTCTGGCTCTCAGAATTGGTGGTATTGTGTTTGGTCCATTTCCGTTCAAGGTTGATACATTCTGGTTTGAGCATCCGAGCTTCAAAGAAATGATGCATTTTTGGTGGACTAGCATGTTTTTTGAAGGGTCGCCGAGTTTTATCTTTGCTAAGAAGTTGCAGATGTTAAAGTCGATTCTAAAATGCTGGAGTAAAGACGCTTTTGGTAACTTGGATAAGAAGTTGAGGGAATTAGAAATTCTGATTGATGTTCtggacaaaagaagaagaagaagcagctcCTATCTCAGATGTAGAGTTTGTGGAGAGGGAAAGTCATCGTCGGGCTTACAATGAAGTGTTAGTGCTGATTGCTAAGAGATGGAAGTTAAGGGCTAAAATTCGATGGCATGTGGACGGCGACAGAAACACGAAGATCTTTCACAAAGTGGCTAGTGGGAATAGAAGGAAAAACGCGATTTTCAAGTTAAAGATTGGCTCGAATGAGGTGGTGTGTCAGGATCTTATCAAGAAAGAGGTCATTGACTTCTATGAAAAGCTTTATTCTAAGGATCAGGTGGAGTATGTGAATTTGGATAAGCTTTCTTTTTTCAAAAATTCCTGCGACAGAAAACATTTTGTTGGAAAGAGCAATTTCAGAAGAAGAGATTCGAAATCTTTCAAGTTAAGTAAGTCCCCGGGCCCGACGGGTTTCCCATAGAATTTTACCGAGCATCTTGGGAGGTGATTAAGGACGACTTCATGAAGGTGGTGGAGGAATTTAACGAGAAAGGGTTTGTAGATTGGCACTTAAATTGCACCTTTCTCTCTCTGATTCCTAAGAAGAATGATGTAATTGGGTCGAAGGATTTTTGGCCTATTAGTTTGGttagtactatttataaaatctTATCTAAAGTTTTTGCGAATAGATTAAAGTTGGTATTACCATATCTGAGATGGTATTTTGATCGCCAATGAGATAATTGATTCGAGAAAGAGAGAAGGAAAAGAAGGCATTGTTTGTAAACTGGATATGGAAAAGGCGTATGATCATGTACTTTGGGGGGCAGTGGAGGCTGTTCTTAGGAAGATGGGGTTGGGGTGGAAATGGAGAAGATGGATACAACATTGTATCTCTTCTGCAAGGTTCTCAGTAGGGAAAATTGGAAAAATATCTCATATTTCGATGCCTCGTTGGGAAAATGCCCCAGCATCCACTTTTCCATCCAAGAGACGGTAACTGGTCAAATATCGCGATATTGACCGGTCAATATCTCCCCTGAAGAGATATCGTACATTTGTAAGATTACCTAGataaccttattcatatttatgGTGTAACTAGCGCCAGGTGTACAGATCAAGTTAATAACGCATCTTGATGAAATCGAACTGCCCTCAAATCTTACACGTTTACCGCAAAATCACCGTACTGTATATAGTATATCACAATCTTCTCTTATTATTATCAACCATAGTCATCTTGTTCTTAAGTTCCTGTTTTTAACAAAAGCAACAGAGAGAAACACCGAGAGACGATTGAGAGATTCTTAGAAAAAGCTAGGTGATCTTCTTTATCAATCTGTGTATATGTGTGAAGATCTAATGAACGAAGAAAGAGgcgagtttgttgatgatttaaaTAAGAAGAAAGGAGTAGTTGAATTTAGATAAATGAATCAGTGTTATATAGAGTACAGAAAAGTAAGTAAAACCAAACCCACACCTTCTTTAATTGTATTAATTTGATAATAAAATGAAATTATATATATAGGGTTc
This portion of the Papaver somniferum cultivar HN1 chromosome 11, ASM357369v1, whole genome shotgun sequence genome encodes:
- the LOC113323942 gene encoding F-box/kelch-repeat protein At3g06240-like, producing MEKLPTEMEENILSRLTMEAALPAKQYDPILGKMNYNFSYDSIQNIHLRKFVKDDSYINNILGSCNGLVCFGPGKSLKKKFFICNPFTGEVVYVPVWENWSCFMSGLSGFGYCHSTNEYKIDPSISPSDSAAAGIYANGALHWLRDKDKIVASDLEDENFQVIPLPRFEYMNALKLLGGNNMYLMSTSSSLSEPYCMDIWACKRKHTNATNGCTGVKEKYNDKNSWNWIKQFSIKLDRIDWWYLKPLAITRNDKFLLGYTNETLHSYDLKTSTKNEISSMDVLRAATG